Proteins from a single region of Aquirhabdus parva:
- a CDS encoding esterase/lipase family protein, giving the protein MLTLYTMRTWMLLAGICLSLLNGCAMVEVSSMRPTDYIALQRGDILTTNKLSSATIDVLNVVDLDEARCRKKVTECIAAIKSTSGLTDERRLSSLSELWMLAAMSHPVQQSSTDVEADIDAWLEVARYAYAYLFFTGRTPGERAFEDRQTQVKDYYNYAVQQATILLFHRQKTLYGTNPTWVTNEIQIGHWTVDVDRSNLKNVSQVPQEVIPAATLRFNGLRSVYRRDGFGAELVAVMPQAPLGDSMTTRLNKLLKPAKKTAVYSEMPSPEVTVMFRFVGFTLPEVLATHHLQLATYDPYMQSRVIIKDQTVPLAANFTAGYGLWLARSGFATQSLRTLFGRSEGITTPHVYLMQPYDPKRRIIVMLHGLASSPEAWVNVANEVLGDEALRQHYQVWQVYYPTNAPIAYNLALIRDALDQTLQHFDPTGTAPASKDMVLIGHSMGGVISRLLVSTAQDQLWSALFEKRHIDADRLAKLHDRLDPLLTFKPMPNVERVIFIAAPHRGTPFASNTIGRWVGNLIKLPISLLDRFDDVAQILTEGNINLLSGKDRMVPNSIDNLKDTDPFVRAAATLPISPEVKYHSIIAKRKASTPLLDSDDGVVPYRSSHLDGALSEKVIISSHSVQDTPQSILEIRRILHEDLGDSDKVSFDRSEVGEHRDL; this is encoded by the coding sequence ATGCTGACTTTGTACACGATGCGGACATGGATGTTGTTGGCGGGCATCTGTCTCAGCTTGTTAAATGGTTGCGCGATGGTCGAAGTCAGTTCTATGCGTCCGACTGACTATATTGCACTGCAACGCGGTGATATCTTGACAACGAACAAGCTGAGTTCGGCAACGATAGATGTCTTGAATGTCGTTGATTTAGATGAGGCGCGCTGCAGAAAGAAAGTCACAGAATGCATCGCCGCGATCAAAAGTACTTCAGGGCTTACCGATGAACGACGTTTATCGAGTCTATCTGAACTCTGGATGCTGGCAGCCATGAGCCATCCCGTTCAACAAAGTTCAACGGATGTCGAAGCTGATATTGATGCTTGGCTGGAAGTGGCACGTTATGCTTATGCTTATCTATTTTTTACAGGACGTACTCCGGGTGAGCGTGCGTTTGAAGACCGTCAGACGCAGGTAAAAGATTATTATAATTATGCGGTCCAGCAGGCGACGATCTTATTGTTTCATCGTCAAAAAACTTTGTATGGAACAAATCCAACTTGGGTGACCAATGAGATCCAGATCGGTCATTGGACTGTAGATGTTGATCGATCTAATCTTAAGAATGTCAGTCAAGTTCCACAGGAAGTAATTCCTGCGGCAACATTACGCTTTAATGGCTTACGCAGTGTTTATCGGCGCGATGGCTTTGGGGCTGAGCTTGTCGCTGTTATGCCCCAAGCACCTTTGGGCGATAGTATGACAACGCGTTTGAATAAGCTGCTTAAACCCGCGAAGAAAACTGCCGTTTACAGTGAGATGCCTTCACCAGAGGTGACAGTGATGTTCCGATTCGTTGGTTTTACTTTGCCGGAAGTTTTAGCCACACATCATTTGCAATTGGCAACGTATGATCCTTATATGCAGTCCCGGGTCATCATTAAAGATCAGACAGTCCCACTTGCTGCGAATTTTACTGCAGGTTATGGGCTGTGGCTTGCACGGTCAGGCTTTGCGACTCAGTCACTTCGGACCCTGTTTGGTCGTTCAGAAGGCATCACTACGCCGCATGTGTATCTGATGCAGCCTTATGATCCTAAGCGCCGTATTATTGTCATGCTGCATGGTCTGGCCAGTAGTCCAGAAGCATGGGTGAATGTCGCCAATGAGGTGCTTGGCGATGAAGCCCTACGCCAGCATTACCAAGTTTGGCAGGTGTATTACCCCACCAATGCGCCCATTGCGTATAACCTTGCATTGATTCGTGATGCGCTGGATCAGACTTTACAACATTTTGACCCCACAGGTACGGCACCTGCTTCCAAAGATATGGTGCTGATCGGGCACAGTATGGGCGGCGTCATTTCTAGGCTACTGGTTTCAACTGCCCAAGATCAATTGTGGAGTGCACTCTTTGAAAAAAGGCATATCGATGCCGATCGGCTGGCAAAACTCCATGATCGACTGGATCCCTTGCTCACCTTTAAGCCAATGCCAAACGTTGAGCGAGTGATTTTTATTGCGGCTCCGCATCGCGGTACACCCTTTGCGAGTAACACCATTGGACGTTGGGTGGGGAACTTGATTAAGTTACCCATAAGTTTGTTGGATCGTTTTGACGATGTTGCGCAGATTTTGACAGAAGGGAATATCAATCTCTTATCGGGCAAAGATCGTATGGTACCGAATAGCATCGATAATTTGAAGGATACCGATCCGTTTGTGCGAGCGGCTGCGACTTTGCCGATTTCACCGGAAGTCAAATATCACTCCATTATTGCTAAACGCAAAGCCTCGACGCCGTTACTCGACTCTGACGATGGTGTCGTGCCTTATCGCAGCTCTCACTTAGATGGAGCATTGTCTGAAAAGGTGATTATTTCATCCCATAGTGTACAAGATACGCCGCAGTCTATTTTGGAGATTAGGCGGATTCTCCATGAGGATTTGGGGGATTCGGATAAAGTCTCTTTTGATCGTTCTGAGGTCGGGGAGCATAGAGACTTATGA
- the cfa gene encoding cyclopropane fatty acyl phospholipid synthase has product MNSISNIPSLKKTSEEQALSELLSQADITMGGHRPWDMQIYNSKVAARVLSMGNLGLGESYMDGDWDVEQLDEFFYRILHAHLDQKIQPIRMLLLSLRARLFNLQSLKRAWKVGEAHYDIGNDFYASMLDSRMTYTCGYWQSGAKNLEQAQEAKLDMICRKLQLKPGMRLLDIGCGWGSLMGYAAQHYGVKCVGITISKEQADWAQKRYAGLPLEFRLQDYRSINEPFDRIASIGMFEHVGYKNYKTYMTVAHRCLKEDGLFLLHTIGKNQRRSHTDAWIDKYIFPNGYLPSIGQIGDAVDGLFVVEDLHNFSADYDKTLMAWHANFEAAWPKFKDQYGERFYRMWRYYLLLCAGVFRARDMQLWQWVLSKEGITGGYQRPDIPKL; this is encoded by the coding sequence ATGAATAGCATTTCAAATATCCCAAGTCTTAAGAAAACCTCCGAAGAACAAGCGCTGAGTGAGCTACTCAGCCAAGCAGATATCACTATGGGTGGTCATCGACCTTGGGATATGCAAATCTATAACTCAAAAGTTGCAGCACGCGTGCTGTCTATGGGCAACCTTGGACTGGGTGAGTCCTATATGGATGGAGACTGGGATGTGGAGCAGCTGGATGAATTTTTCTATCGCATTCTCCATGCCCATCTTGATCAAAAAATTCAGCCCATTCGTATGCTCTTGCTGAGCTTACGGGCTAGACTGTTTAATTTACAAAGTTTAAAACGGGCTTGGAAAGTAGGTGAAGCCCACTACGACATCGGCAATGATTTTTATGCCAGCATGCTCGACTCCAGAATGACTTATACCTGTGGGTACTGGCAAAGCGGTGCAAAGAATTTAGAGCAAGCGCAAGAAGCTAAACTCGATATGATCTGCCGCAAGCTTCAGCTTAAACCCGGTATGCGCTTGCTAGATATTGGCTGCGGTTGGGGCAGTTTGATGGGATATGCCGCTCAGCACTATGGTGTGAAATGCGTAGGGATCACTATCTCCAAAGAGCAAGCGGATTGGGCTCAAAAACGCTATGCAGGTCTCCCCTTAGAGTTTCGTCTACAAGATTATCGCTCGATCAATGAACCCTTTGATCGTATTGCCAGTATCGGGATGTTCGAGCATGTCGGCTATAAAAACTATAAAACCTACATGACCGTTGCTCATCGTTGTCTTAAAGAGGATGGTCTTTTCTTACTGCATACCATCGGCAAAAATCAGCGCAGATCGCATACCGATGCATGGATTGACAAATACATCTTTCCGAATGGTTATCTACCTTCCATTGGACAAATTGGCGATGCCGTTGATGGTTTGTTCGTTGTAGAAGACCTACATAATTTCAGTGCTGACTACGACAAAACCCTTATGGCTTGGCATGCCAACTTTGAAGCCGCGTGGCCTAAATTCAAAGACCAATACGGCGAGCGGTTCTATCGGATGTGGCGTTATTACTTACTGCTGTGCGCAGGAGTATTTCGCGCCCGAGATATGCAGCTTTGGCAATGGGTACTCTCGAAAGAAGGTATTACTGGAGGATATCAAAGACCTGACATCCCTAAACTTTAA